A region of Ochotona princeps isolate mOchPri1 chromosome 9, mOchPri1.hap1, whole genome shotgun sequence DNA encodes the following proteins:
- the STMN2 gene encoding stathmin-2 isoform X2 — MAKTAMAYKEKMKELSMLSLICSCFYPEPRNINIYTYDDMEVKQINKRASGQAFELILKPPSPISEAPRTLASPKKKDLSLEEIQKKLEAAEERRKSQEAQVLKQLAEKREHEREVLQKALEENNNFSKMAEEKLILKMEQIKENREANLAAIIERLQEKERHAAEVRRNKELQVELSG, encoded by the exons CCTACAAGGAGAAAATGAAGGAGCTGTCCATGCTTTCGCTGATCTGCTCTTGCTTCTACCCGGAACCCCGCAACATCAACATCTACACTTACGATG ATATGGAAGTGAAGCAAATCAACAAACGTGCCTCCGGCCAGGCTTTTGAACTGATCCTAAAGCCACCATCTCCTATCTCAGAAGccccgaggactttagcttctccAAAGAAGAAAGATCTGTCCCTGgaggagatccagaaaaaactGGAGGCcgcagaggaaagaagaaag TCTCAGGAGGCTCAAGTGCTGAAACAACTGGCAGAGAAGAGGGAACACGAGCGAGAAGTCCTCCAGAAGGCTTTGGAGGAGAACAACAACTTCAGCAAGATGGCGGAGGAAAAGCTGATCCTGAAAATGGAGCAAATTAAGGAAAACCGTGAGGCTAATCTAGCTGCTATTATTGAACGTCTGCAGGAAAAG GAGAGGCATGCCGCGGAGGTGCGCAGGAACAAGGAGCTCCAGGTCGAACTGTCTGGCTGA
- the STMN2 gene encoding stathmin-2 isoform X1, which yields MRSKGWPSPLPAQPLRAYKEKMKELSMLSLICSCFYPEPRNINIYTYDDMEVKQINKRASGQAFELILKPPSPISEAPRTLASPKKKDLSLEEIQKKLEAAEERRKSQEAQVLKQLAEKREHEREVLQKALEENNNFSKMAEEKLILKMEQIKENREANLAAIIERLQEKERHAAEVRRNKELQVELSG from the exons CCTACAAGGAGAAAATGAAGGAGCTGTCCATGCTTTCGCTGATCTGCTCTTGCTTCTACCCGGAACCCCGCAACATCAACATCTACACTTACGATG ATATGGAAGTGAAGCAAATCAACAAACGTGCCTCCGGCCAGGCTTTTGAACTGATCCTAAAGCCACCATCTCCTATCTCAGAAGccccgaggactttagcttctccAAAGAAGAAAGATCTGTCCCTGgaggagatccagaaaaaactGGAGGCcgcagaggaaagaagaaag TCTCAGGAGGCTCAAGTGCTGAAACAACTGGCAGAGAAGAGGGAACACGAGCGAGAAGTCCTCCAGAAGGCTTTGGAGGAGAACAACAACTTCAGCAAGATGGCGGAGGAAAAGCTGATCCTGAAAATGGAGCAAATTAAGGAAAACCGTGAGGCTAATCTAGCTGCTATTATTGAACGTCTGCAGGAAAAG GAGAGGCATGCCGCGGAGGTGCGCAGGAACAAGGAGCTCCAGGTCGAACTGTCTGGCTGA
- the STMN2 gene encoding stathmin-2 isoform X3, which translates to MKELSMLSLICSCFYPEPRNINIYTYDDMEVKQINKRASGQAFELILKPPSPISEAPRTLASPKKKDLSLEEIQKKLEAAEERRKSQEAQVLKQLAEKREHEREVLQKALEENNNFSKMAEEKLILKMEQIKENREANLAAIIERLQEKERHAAEVRRNKELQVELSG; encoded by the exons ATGAAGGAGCTGTCCATGCTTTCGCTGATCTGCTCTTGCTTCTACCCGGAACCCCGCAACATCAACATCTACACTTACGATG ATATGGAAGTGAAGCAAATCAACAAACGTGCCTCCGGCCAGGCTTTTGAACTGATCCTAAAGCCACCATCTCCTATCTCAGAAGccccgaggactttagcttctccAAAGAAGAAAGATCTGTCCCTGgaggagatccagaaaaaactGGAGGCcgcagaggaaagaagaaag TCTCAGGAGGCTCAAGTGCTGAAACAACTGGCAGAGAAGAGGGAACACGAGCGAGAAGTCCTCCAGAAGGCTTTGGAGGAGAACAACAACTTCAGCAAGATGGCGGAGGAAAAGCTGATCCTGAAAATGGAGCAAATTAAGGAAAACCGTGAGGCTAATCTAGCTGCTATTATTGAACGTCTGCAGGAAAAG GAGAGGCATGCCGCGGAGGTGCGCAGGAACAAGGAGCTCCAGGTCGAACTGTCTGGCTGA